In the genome of Oligoflexus sp., one region contains:
- a CDS encoding RICIN domain-containing protein, which produces MKFIIGLIAVLGLHQSAAAMTVKSAYKSNLCMDVNRSDSSNWRNNTNIEVWACHGQENQQFYLRPSDPSAVISTFTIQALGKCLDVDMGYAESWTHQNNVQLFPCNGGLNQQFTLQGYGSGWFMIRSMLDGRCLDIDLNVNNGWRYEHNVQLWECSGEPNQLWKFEAFSGGGQPDIIISPSSH; this is translated from the coding sequence ATGAAATTCATCATCGGACTTATCGCTGTGCTTGGTCTTCATCAATCCGCAGCGGCCATGACAGTGAAAAGCGCTTACAAATCCAATCTGTGCATGGATGTGAATCGCAGTGATTCATCAAACTGGAGGAACAATACCAATATCGAGGTGTGGGCCTGCCACGGTCAGGAGAATCAGCAGTTCTATCTCAGGCCTTCGGATCCATCGGCCGTGATTTCCACTTTCACCATCCAGGCTCTGGGCAAGTGTTTGGACGTGGATATGGGTTACGCGGAATCCTGGACCCATCAAAACAACGTCCAGCTCTTCCCCTGCAATGGCGGCCTCAACCAGCAGTTCACGCTGCAAGGATACGGCAGCGGCTGGTTTATGATTCGCTCGATGCTGGACGGCCGCTGCCTCGACATCGACCTGAATGTGAACAACGGCTGGCGTTATGAGCACAACGTCCAGCTCTGGGAATGCAGCGGCGAACCCAATCAGCTGTGGAAATTTGAAGCGTTCAGTGGAGGCGGACAGCCCGACATCATCATCAGCCCCAGCAGTCACTAG
- a CDS encoding VIT family protein, whose protein sequence is MAAHKHPERHKAERIGWLRAAVLGANDGIVSTGSLIVGVAAAHAGRSEILLSGVAGLVAGAMSMAAGEYVSVSSQADTESADLERESKELANDPALEHEELAQIYVERGLDPVLASQVAAQLMAHDALKSHARDELGITDTGAARPIQAALASAATFFVGAALPLGVVLLAPYESLVISVPAASLFFLIALGMVAAHTGGASLLKGALRVGFWGALAMAATALIGKLFGVVTG, encoded by the coding sequence ATGGCCGCGCATAAGCATCCCGAACGCCATAAAGCGGAACGGATCGGATGGCTTCGCGCTGCGGTCCTGGGTGCGAACGACGGCATCGTATCCACGGGCAGTTTGATCGTGGGCGTTGCCGCGGCGCATGCCGGGCGCTCCGAAATTTTACTGAGTGGCGTTGCCGGTCTTGTGGCCGGGGCCATGTCCATGGCCGCGGGAGAATATGTATCAGTCAGTTCCCAGGCGGATACGGAAAGCGCGGACCTGGAACGTGAATCGAAGGAATTGGCCAATGATCCTGCGCTGGAGCACGAGGAACTGGCTCAGATTTATGTGGAGCGCGGTCTGGATCCCGTGCTGGCGTCTCAGGTCGCTGCGCAGCTGATGGCTCATGATGCGCTCAAGAGCCATGCGCGTGATGAACTTGGGATCACCGATACGGGAGCGGCCCGACCGATACAGGCGGCTCTGGCATCCGCCGCCACGTTTTTCGTCGGGGCCGCGTTGCCCCTTGGTGTGGTGCTGCTGGCCCCTTATGAAAGCCTGGTCATCAGCGTCCCGGCCGCATCGCTTTTTTTCCTGATTGCCCTTGGCATGGTCGCCGCGCATACCGGAGGAGCCAGTCTTTTGAAAGGCGCCCTGCGGGTCGGATTCTGGGGGGCTCTGGCCATGGCCGCCACGGCTTTGATCGGCAAACTCTTCGGTGTCGTCACAGGCTAG
- a CDS encoding agmatine deiminase family protein translates to MRFTSFAFLLLAGPWACSPGASDSRVLGHFEDSDAATLEPFRSGQIAVPEYHPSAAVLVSSQMLVEHHQERMMQALLGSGIDSLWITVPHGYTADEEQEDFQDLYDLLQKDSAKLKLLEQPKPGRQREWSRDYGPWIAKAADGSRRLLEFNYYPSRASDDSVPAALAKGLNVPRLSLPIYIEGGNFMNNDSGACLMTDKVLEVNAEERVDGDLILSRDEIIAYFKDFAGCKDVMIFPSMPYEGTRHLDLWAKFVDDQTILVAQIEDEVMNLPGYRKDDLVRVREVRDFLDSRAAELKEQGFKIIRLPMPAPNFAEDGYNLFRSYTNSLLLNGHVFLPRYVRPANEADSVKGGYIDLPLIKKYEERVERLHRDLGFTVHWITSDSMIAKGGAVHCTTMQIAL, encoded by the coding sequence ATGCGTTTCACTTCCTTCGCCTTTCTTTTGTTAGCCGGCCCTTGGGCCTGCAGCCCGGGGGCATCCGATAGCCGGGTCCTGGGTCATTTTGAAGACAGCGATGCCGCGACTTTGGAACCTTTCCGATCGGGACAGATCGCAGTGCCGGAATATCATCCGAGCGCAGCGGTGCTGGTATCATCGCAGATGCTGGTCGAGCATCATCAGGAACGCATGATGCAGGCGCTTCTGGGCAGCGGTATTGATAGCCTTTGGATCACAGTCCCGCATGGATACACGGCAGATGAGGAGCAGGAGGATTTTCAAGATCTTTATGATCTTCTTCAAAAGGACAGCGCGAAACTGAAACTTTTGGAGCAGCCAAAACCAGGACGCCAGCGGGAGTGGTCGCGTGATTACGGCCCTTGGATAGCCAAGGCAGCGGATGGTTCGCGGCGTCTTCTTGAGTTTAATTATTATCCAAGCCGCGCCTCGGATGACAGCGTGCCAGCCGCGCTGGCGAAAGGTTTGAATGTACCTCGCTTGAGCCTTCCGATCTATATCGAAGGCGGGAACTTCATGAATAACGACAGCGGCGCCTGCCTCATGACCGATAAGGTCCTTGAGGTCAATGCGGAAGAAAGGGTCGACGGTGATCTGATTTTAAGTAGGGACGAGATCATCGCGTACTTCAAAGACTTCGCCGGCTGCAAGGACGTGATGATTTTTCCCAGCATGCCTTATGAAGGAACGCGGCATCTGGATCTTTGGGCAAAGTTTGTGGATGATCAGACCATACTCGTCGCGCAGATCGAAGATGAAGTTATGAATCTTCCTGGTTATCGTAAAGACGACCTTGTGCGGGTGCGCGAGGTTCGGGATTTTCTGGATAGCCGTGCCGCTGAATTGAAAGAGCAGGGATTCAAAATCATTCGGCTGCCCATGCCTGCGCCCAACTTTGCAGAGGATGGCTATAATCTTTTCCGTTCTTACACAAATTCCCTCTTGCTGAATGGGCATGTTTTCCTGCCCCGTTATGTACGACCCGCGAATGAAGCCGACTCGGTGAAGGGTGGGTACATCGATCTTCCCTTGATAAAGAAATATGAAGAAAGAGTGGAGCGTCTTCATCGGGATCTTGGTTTCACTGTCCATTGGATCACATCGGATTCGATGATAGCCAAAGGTGGGGCTGTACATTGCACCACGATGCAGATCGCACTTTGA
- a CDS encoding DNA-3-methyladenine glycosylase I gives MNEKKRCAWSGDDPLYCAYHDTEWGVPVHDDHRLFEFLILEGAQAGLSWITVLRKRDNYRKAFSGFDPIKVARFDEARRERLMQNEGIIRNRLKIESAVINAKAFLKVQKEFGSFDAYIWSFVGGKPLINSWATLKDVPASTRESDAMSKDLKKRGFKFVGSTICYAFMQACGLVNDHVSDCYLAPQGAGSIGRS, from the coding sequence ATGAACGAGAAAAAACGGTGTGCATGGTCGGGGGATGATCCTCTTTATTGCGCCTATCACGATACGGAATGGGGCGTGCCGGTTCATGATGATCATCGGCTTTTTGAATTTTTGATCCTGGAAGGGGCGCAGGCCGGGCTGTCCTGGATTACCGTTCTCAGAAAGCGGGATAATTATCGCAAGGCCTTTTCCGGATTCGATCCGATCAAGGTCGCCCGATTCGATGAGGCCCGCCGCGAGCGGCTCATGCAGAACGAAGGCATCATCCGCAACCGACTGAAGATTGAATCGGCGGTCATAAACGCCAAAGCCTTTTTAAAGGTCCAGAAGGAATTCGGCAGCTTCGATGCTTACATCTGGAGCTTTGTCGGTGGCAAGCCCCTGATCAACTCCTGGGCTACGCTGAAGGACGTGCCGGCCTCGACCAGGGAATCGGATGCGATGAGCAAGGATTTGAAAAAGCGCGGCTTTAAATTCGTCGGCAGCACGATTTGCTATGCCTTCATGCAGGCCTGTGGGCTGGTGAACGATCATGTGTCGGACTGTTATTTGGCCCCGCAGGGCGCGGGGTCAATCGGGAGATCCTAG
- a CDS encoding glycoside hydrolase family 6 protein, which translates to MKYRIGAALMLALYGIACAPTNANKRRYRMDQDQLDPDSRNPETPAGMPGAVTPGSGSGTRPGVGPGTRPGTGTGTGTGTGTGTGTGGSTGGTVKPVPAYTLGNKGNIFEGAAFYIDSGFVENLTRSATTLPQYAARIETMKSWGGTGVWLDGREAIKTRLVPVMEEARKQGQKSGKSVVVPLVIYDLPNRDCYALASNGELLLANDGLNIYKTEYIDPIVKIIQRYPDVRIAAIIEPDSLPNAITNRGKKQTIDGEGCSDRVLQGYEDGIAYAIQKLTMPQTALYLDAAHSGWLGYTREARQAMITKFKEVATKAGGLNLIRGLAINVANYTPLDSHEALPFPPGAPFKKYFEDNMIKSEHPYATELSQLMKEAGFPYAQIIIDTGRNGEPQSRSVWGNWCNIARARVGEKPRSQPRPEVDAYVWVKPPGESDGSSEKAPENAPVADRNKRADSTCAYHEVTNIDPLDGAPVAGKWFLKHFENLIRQPGDRVNLGRATP; encoded by the coding sequence ATGAAATATCGTATAGGGGCTGCTCTGATGCTGGCCCTCTATGGAATCGCCTGCGCCCCCACCAATGCCAACAAACGTCGCTACCGTATGGATCAGGATCAGTTGGATCCCGATTCGCGGAATCCCGAAACTCCCGCGGGAATGCCGGGCGCGGTCACACCAGGCTCCGGGTCGGGTACAAGGCCGGGTGTTGGACCGGGTACAAGGCCCGGTACTGGAACGGGTACTGGAACAGGTACTGGAACAGGTACTGGGACGGGTGGATCGACCGGCGGGACGGTCAAGCCTGTGCCGGCTTACACGCTGGGGAACAAGGGAAACATTTTTGAGGGGGCCGCGTTTTATATTGATAGCGGCTTTGTGGAAAACCTCACGCGTTCCGCGACAACCTTGCCTCAGTATGCGGCGCGTATTGAAACCATGAAAAGCTGGGGCGGAACCGGCGTCTGGCTCGATGGGCGCGAGGCGATCAAAACACGGCTCGTGCCGGTTATGGAAGAGGCGCGGAAGCAGGGGCAAAAAAGCGGAAAGAGCGTGGTCGTTCCACTCGTAATTTATGATCTGCCGAATCGTGATTGCTATGCTTTGGCCTCGAACGGGGAACTCCTGCTTGCGAATGACGGACTGAATATTTACAAGACAGAGTATATAGACCCCATCGTAAAAATCATTCAACGGTATCCCGATGTGCGCATTGCAGCCATTATCGAACCCGATTCCTTGCCCAATGCCATTACCAATCGCGGCAAGAAGCAAACCATTGATGGTGAAGGTTGTTCCGATAGGGTCCTTCAGGGTTATGAAGATGGCATCGCTTACGCGATTCAAAAATTAACTATGCCTCAAACAGCCCTCTATCTGGATGCCGCACACAGCGGTTGGCTGGGATATACGCGCGAAGCACGCCAGGCCATGATCACAAAATTTAAAGAGGTTGCCACAAAGGCAGGAGGTCTGAATCTAATTCGCGGACTCGCGATCAATGTTGCCAACTATACCCCGCTCGATAGCCATGAGGCTCTGCCTTTCCCACCAGGCGCTCCATTCAAAAAGTACTTTGAAGATAATATGATTAAGAGCGAGCACCCATATGCAACAGAATTATCGCAACTCATGAAAGAGGCTGGCTTTCCCTATGCGCAGATTATTATTGATACGGGGCGCAACGGAGAACCACAATCGCGCTCGGTTTGGGGGAATTGGTGTAACATAGCGCGAGCCCGCGTTGGCGAGAAACCACGAAGCCAGCCTCGTCCCGAGGTCGATGCTTATGTGTGGGTGAAGCCCCCGGGAGAATCAGATGGCAGTTCGGAGAAAGCTCCAGAGAATGCGCCCGTTGCCGATCGCAATAAACGCGCTGATTCCACCTGCGCCTATCACGAAGTGACCAATATAGACCCGCTCGACGGCGCGCCGGTAGCCGGAAAATGGTTTCTGAAACACTTCGAAAATCTGATCCGACAACCCGGCGACCGCGTGAACCTCGGTCGAGCCACTCCCTAA
- a CDS encoding MFS transporter has translation MSLSKSSITLLSLVFLSQAFSFAVTLLPNLLAGTGLFSPVQASLVLALASLMSGFWQPLMGRWLDEGRFLIAFSIIATAYASGIFAFVLNSTSTLAIVGGALALVVAMTTLRTLTALAIVGRFQGEERAHMAGIRYLVSNFALGVAAAIAFQWLHTHRTLLLSVDLLTTLILGSGLTWFLVREHRKQKDSTVSSAGSLVVLREAFRLHGLPIAGICLITIGFMAQVTYLPLQLTKRGLPAVEWNALVLIVNTVTIVAGMRFLRRLTQKLSDGQRGALGAGLIAIGLALVPLVSSPAALVGVTLIWTLGEMIFIPWEQVKLYEFFGHAQPGLASGAITFVMTLCQVLAPLFSTILLMVPEALASLLLLLLPLGGFALYRWGAQLPGIHRAKGLEKEAA, from the coding sequence ATGTCTCTGTCAAAATCTAGTATCACTTTGTTATCCCTGGTGTTTTTGTCTCAGGCGTTTTCTTTCGCCGTGACGCTGCTGCCTAATCTTCTGGCAGGAACCGGGCTTTTTTCGCCCGTTCAGGCCAGCCTTGTCCTGGCTCTGGCCTCACTGATGTCCGGCTTTTGGCAGCCTCTCATGGGCCGTTGGTTGGATGAGGGGCGCTTTCTCATCGCCTTCAGCATCATCGCCACTGCCTATGCGTCTGGTATTTTCGCTTTCGTTCTGAACAGCACGTCAACGCTTGCGATCGTCGGCGGCGCGCTCGCTTTGGTGGTGGCCATGACCACGCTGCGGACCCTGACAGCCTTGGCGATTGTTGGCCGCTTCCAAGGGGAAGAGCGTGCGCACATGGCGGGAATCCGCTATCTCGTGTCCAACTTTGCTCTGGGCGTGGCGGCGGCCATCGCGTTTCAATGGCTTCATACGCATCGCACGCTGCTTTTGAGCGTCGACCTTCTCACGACTTTGATTCTGGGTTCCGGTCTGACCTGGTTTTTGGTCAGAGAACATCGGAAGCAAAAGGATAGCACGGTCAGCAGCGCGGGCAGTCTGGTCGTTCTGCGCGAAGCCTTTCGCTTGCATGGTCTGCCGATTGCCGGGATCTGTTTGATCACGATCGGCTTCATGGCTCAGGTCACCTATCTGCCGCTGCAGTTGACCAAACGCGGTCTCCCGGCCGTGGAATGGAATGCTCTCGTGCTGATCGTGAACACGGTGACGATCGTGGCCGGTATGCGCTTTCTGAGACGCCTGACGCAAAAGTTGAGCGACGGTCAACGCGGGGCTTTAGGTGCGGGCTTGATTGCGATCGGCCTCGCTCTGGTGCCGCTCGTTTCAAGTCCTGCGGCTTTGGTCGGTGTGACTTTGATCTGGACCCTGGGCGAGATGATATTCATTCCCTGGGAACAGGTGAAGCTCTATGAATTTTTCGGGCATGCCCAGCCGGGTCTTGCATCCGGTGCCATCACCTTTGTGATGACGCTCTGCCAGGTGCTGGCGCCGCTGTTCTCGACCATCCTTCTCATGGTGCCAGAGGCTCTGGCCTCTCTGCTCCTTCTGCTCTTACCCCTGGGTGGTTTCGCGCTCTATCGCTGGGGGGCGCAGCTGCCCGGAATTCATAGGGCCAAAGGGCTTGAAAAGGAAGCCGCTTGA
- a CDS encoding S46 family peptidase, with product MKKFRNPLLVMVLGGLTGSGAYAVEGMWQPEQLPLIEKDLKAKGLSIKPENLNDLTAFPMNAIVSLGGCSASFVSDLGLVVTNHHCAYGSIQFNSSPERNLLENGFYAKTLADELPAAPGSRVFVTESIQDVTKDLLQGLDKTTGLKRYEAIEKRRKDLINSCEKTPGYRCRIDSFLGESSYRLTRQLEIKDVRLVQAPPSAIGKFGGDIDNWMWPRHTGDFSFYRAYVDKKGAPAEFSKDNVPYKPKGFLKVDTKGVSDGSFVMVAGYPGRTNRHRLANEVEFSFEESSPQMKEYLDRRIALIQDFKAKDADLGIKYAAQLAGMSNTSKNIEGKQKGYEAMGLLKQKKAEEKALLDFFKSQKNKAALDNVTAMNKLLAEDQAADRYSMVLRKATDSDLLRTAARLYRLAREKQKPDEQREAGYQERDLEMMKQGLQAMTRRFDPKVDQALWELGLGDVRKAKAEYKKRLPKPIQAIANMDAAAQSKALAGYYAKSILADEKQRLELTNADRKVFESSQDPFIQLAVATYDDSIKLENEGKDRSGRFQQVRSQYMQNLAAYKAKKGEVLYPDANSTLRITYGTVQGYKNRAGVELPSFTKLEEIAAKNTGKEPFNVPAKQMELIKDKRYANYQLESLKTVPVNFLADLDITGGNSGSATLNDKAELTGLVFDGTIDGVISDWAFDPAFTRSIHVDVRYMLWVLDQYSQANRILDEMGVKYDKRSTH from the coding sequence GTGAAAAAGTTTCGGAACCCCCTGCTGGTCATGGTCCTTGGAGGACTGACAGGTTCGGGCGCTTATGCCGTGGAAGGTATGTGGCAGCCAGAACAGTTGCCGCTGATCGAAAAAGATTTGAAAGCCAAAGGCCTGTCCATCAAGCCTGAAAACCTTAATGATTTGACCGCGTTTCCGATGAACGCCATCGTCAGCCTCGGTGGCTGCAGCGCTTCGTTCGTTTCGGACCTGGGTCTGGTCGTGACCAACCATCACTGCGCCTATGGCTCGATCCAATTTAATTCGAGCCCTGAACGAAACCTTCTGGAAAACGGCTTCTACGCCAAAACCCTGGCGGATGAACTGCCTGCGGCTCCTGGCTCGCGAGTCTTCGTGACGGAGAGTATTCAGGACGTCACCAAGGATCTTCTGCAGGGCCTCGACAAAACCACGGGCCTCAAGCGTTACGAAGCGATTGAAAAGCGTCGGAAAGACCTTATCAACAGCTGTGAAAAAACGCCAGGCTATCGCTGCCGTATCGATTCGTTCCTCGGCGAAAGCAGCTACCGCCTGACCCGTCAGCTTGAAATCAAGGATGTGCGCCTCGTTCAGGCTCCTCCTTCGGCCATCGGCAAGTTCGGTGGTGACATTGATAACTGGATGTGGCCACGTCACACAGGTGACTTCTCCTTCTATCGCGCCTATGTCGATAAGAAAGGTGCGCCTGCGGAATTTAGCAAGGACAACGTACCCTATAAGCCCAAGGGTTTCCTGAAAGTCGATACCAAAGGCGTGAGCGACGGTTCGTTCGTGATGGTCGCTGGATATCCCGGCCGCACCAACCGTCACCGTCTGGCCAACGAAGTGGAATTCTCGTTCGAAGAATCCAGTCCGCAGATGAAAGAGTACCTGGATCGCCGCATTGCTTTGATTCAGGACTTCAAAGCCAAGGACGCTGACCTTGGCATCAAGTATGCGGCGCAGCTCGCCGGTATGAGCAACACCAGCAAGAATATCGAAGGCAAACAGAAAGGCTATGAAGCCATGGGCCTTCTGAAGCAAAAGAAAGCGGAAGAAAAAGCTCTGCTCGATTTCTTCAAATCGCAGAAAAACAAAGCCGCTTTGGATAACGTCACCGCCATGAATAAGCTTTTGGCTGAAGATCAGGCTGCTGACCGTTATTCCATGGTCCTGCGCAAGGCCACCGATTCGGACCTGCTCCGCACCGCGGCTCGCCTTTATCGCCTGGCGCGTGAAAAACAAAAACCTGATGAGCAGCGTGAAGCCGGCTATCAGGAGCGCGATCTGGAAATGATGAAGCAGGGCCTTCAGGCCATGACCCGCCGCTTCGATCCTAAAGTGGATCAGGCGCTGTGGGAACTGGGACTCGGCGATGTCCGCAAGGCCAAAGCTGAATACAAAAAGCGTCTTCCCAAACCCATCCAGGCGATTGCCAACATGGATGCAGCAGCTCAGAGCAAGGCTTTGGCTGGATATTACGCGAAGTCGATCCTGGCCGATGAAAAGCAGCGCCTGGAATTGACGAACGCCGATCGCAAGGTCTTCGAAAGTTCGCAGGATCCTTTCATTCAGCTGGCCGTCGCCACCTATGACGACAGCATCAAGCTGGAAAACGAAGGCAAGGATCGCTCGGGTCGCTTCCAGCAGGTCCGTTCGCAGTACATGCAGAACCTGGCCGCTTACAAAGCGAAGAAGGGCGAAGTCCTTTATCCCGACGCCAACTCCACCCTGCGCATCACCTATGGTACCGTTCAGGGCTATAAAAACCGCGCTGGCGTCGAACTTCCTTCGTTCACCAAGCTGGAAGAAATCGCCGCCAAGAACACCGGCAAGGAACCCTTCAACGTTCCCGCGAAGCAGATGGAGCTGATCAAGGACAAGCGCTATGCGAACTATCAGCTGGAATCTTTGAAGACCGTTCCTGTGAACTTCCTCGCCGATCTTGATATCACCGGCGGCAACTCCGGTTCGGCGACTCTGAACGACAAGGCGGAGCTGACCGGCCTCGTCTTCGACGGCACCATTGATGGCGTGATCTCGGATTGGGCCTTCGATCCAGCATTCACCCGCTCCATTCATGTGGACGTGCGGTATATGCTGTGGGTGCTCGATCAGTATTCGCAGGCCAATCGCATCCTGGATGAGATGGGCGTGAAATACGACAAGCGTTCGACGCACTAA
- a CDS encoding ATP-binding protein, which produces MKSIWRRNIEQDIDEGRFVSHFFLILLTLAVSALRGERQGPGFLGTFRLFFVKDADFRDGLIRFAHLCLFLLPIFALFFYLGIAFHARDPWLTFNISWCSAVMMGLAIHYSRVESRQDYSTRLRGCLHLALATIMTVFVIGCTSKESFDAHIEIWLYMVLTGFTIVLTFRMGLMLAILSAPMPLLFMMIHYGSADFGGFMELFGLISTYLLGSLLKWVSDSYAFQSRKNEDLARRRQKEIQFLLDTIPQGLLMIDESGCILPNYSDHTRGILEQESIVGQSLYDVLLKPCSMHADKKDQAWQAVQAILGQTVLSFELNEDSLPREVSFKEKFLSITWTPKLNDQGLCFGLLITILDVSQEKKNERMLNIQKQRITIIEELLAIQSEHKVQRNLERCIASLAGIHGSLDESRDVQAIHKDHKLTLHTIKGEARTLGLRELSSSVHLAEGFLFELSPGYSKQIEECLALAREYLNCWQRFHRHMSTIVLLYGGQKILLTSDELVTAMGDREVQSTSCVTQLFQSKLRQVNRCSLVKFLDSYRVSAANIAKRLGKLAPRIEIEGPSLLISQDTEIILDQILSHILANQIDHGIEVGEERVRKGKSDQGVITFRIAAHRSRLVLDIQDDGRGLDLAKLRSLGMEKKVLDSDASAEDVAELIFRGGFSTAQTVTETSGRGVGMEAVRDILSRHEGTIWVRLMGRVDADLRDFSFHIEIPDSALNEEEETLRLPPLSHAS; this is translated from the coding sequence ATGAAAAGCATCTGGCGGCGGAACATCGAGCAGGATATTGATGAGGGACGCTTTGTCTCGCATTTTTTCCTTATTTTGCTCACGCTGGCCGTCTCAGCTCTGCGAGGGGAACGCCAGGGGCCTGGTTTTCTGGGGACTTTCCGACTTTTTTTCGTGAAAGACGCTGACTTTCGCGATGGCCTGATTCGCTTCGCCCATCTTTGCCTTTTCCTTTTGCCCATTTTCGCCCTGTTTTTTTACCTGGGGATCGCCTTTCACGCCCGCGACCCTTGGCTGACCTTCAACATCAGCTGGTGCAGTGCGGTGATGATGGGGCTTGCGATCCATTATTCAAGGGTCGAGTCACGGCAGGATTACAGCACAAGGCTCCGTGGTTGCCTTCATCTGGCTCTTGCGACCATCATGACTGTTTTCGTGATTGGGTGCACATCCAAAGAATCCTTCGATGCCCATATCGAAATCTGGCTTTATATGGTCCTGACGGGCTTTACGATCGTTCTGACCTTTCGCATGGGACTCATGCTGGCCATCCTGAGCGCGCCCATGCCGCTTCTTTTCATGATGATTCACTATGGTTCCGCTGATTTCGGTGGGTTCATGGAGCTGTTCGGACTGATCAGCACCTACCTCCTGGGATCTTTACTGAAGTGGGTCTCGGACTCCTATGCTTTTCAATCCCGAAAGAATGAGGACCTCGCGCGCCGTCGTCAAAAAGAGATTCAGTTCCTGCTTGATACCATTCCGCAGGGGCTTTTGATGATCGATGAATCCGGCTGCATACTCCCGAACTACTCGGATCATACGCGCGGTATCCTGGAACAGGAAAGCATCGTGGGACAGAGTCTTTATGATGTCCTTCTGAAGCCCTGCAGCATGCATGCGGATAAGAAGGATCAGGCCTGGCAGGCTGTGCAGGCGATCCTGGGGCAGACGGTGCTTTCCTTTGAATTGAACGAGGATTCCCTGCCGCGTGAAGTTTCTTTCAAAGAGAAATTCCTGAGCATCACCTGGACGCCCAAACTCAATGACCAGGGGCTATGCTTTGGTCTGCTTATCACCATCCTGGACGTGAGTCAGGAGAAAAAGAATGAGCGCATGCTCAATATCCAGAAGCAGCGCATCACGATTATTGAAGAATTGCTGGCGATTCAGAGCGAGCATAAGGTTCAGCGCAATCTGGAACGCTGCATTGCATCCTTGGCAGGCATTCATGGTTCTCTGGATGAGTCGCGGGATGTTCAGGCGATCCATAAGGATCATAAACTCACGCTGCATACCATCAAAGGGGAAGCACGGACTCTGGGTCTTCGGGAACTCTCCAGCTCGGTGCATCTGGCGGAAGGTTTTCTTTTTGAACTGTCGCCGGGCTATTCCAAGCAAATCGAGGAGTGTCTGGCCCTGGCCCGGGAATATTTGAACTGCTGGCAAAGATTCCATCGGCATATGAGCACGATCGTGCTGCTCTATGGAGGGCAGAAGATCCTTTTGACTTCAGATGAACTGGTGACGGCCATGGGTGATCGTGAGGTTCAGAGCACATCCTGCGTGACCCAGCTTTTTCAAAGTAAATTGAGACAGGTCAATCGCTGCTCCCTGGTCAAGTTTCTGGACAGCTATCGGGTATCGGCCGCCAACATTGCCAAAAGGCTTGGCAAGCTCGCGCCTCGAATCGAAATTGAAGGGCCTTCACTCTTAATCAGTCAGGATACGGAAATTATCCTGGATCAGATTCTTTCTCATATTCTGGCCAATCAGATTGATCATGGGATCGAAGTGGGTGAGGAGCGGGTGAGGAAAGGGAAGAGTGATCAGGGCGTGATCACATTCAGGATCGCGGCGCATAGGTCCCGACTGGTTCTGGATATTCAGGATGATGGTCGCGGTCTTGATCTCGCGAAACTGCGATCCCTGGGTATGGAGAAAAAGGTTCTGGATTCCGATGCCAGCGCCGAGGACGTGGCGGAATTGATCTTCCGTGGAGGTTTCTCGACTGCGCAGACGGTCACCGAGACATCAGGTCGCGGCGTGGGGATGGAAGCTGTAAGGGATATTTTGAGCCGGCATGAGGGGACGATCTGGGTGAGGTTGATGGGGCGAGTGGATGCCGATCTTCGGGATTTTTCCTTCCATATTGAGATCCCTGACTCGGCTTTAAATGAAGAAGAGGAAACCTTGAGGCTTCCTCCGCTTTCGCATGCTTCGTAA